The genomic DNA GAAATAGCTTACATTTTAGCAGTGCAGTTACCTCAAACTTGTAAATACAGACACAATTCCTTGCAAAAATCTTTTAAGTTGGACTATTTAGAAAGATGAACTGAATACACATGATTTTGTAGTAAATCAAGAGTAATAATAATCTCATTAACTATCTGCAATAGATAACTGTGATTAGGCACTGTCCTTTCCATAAACTTGCTCTATCTCTGTGTATGAAGGTGCTGATGAACTGAGGCTGTCGAACGGAACTGGCCGCTGCTCTGGGAGAGTGGAAGTAAAACATGAGGAGCAGTGGGGAACTGTGTGCGATGGTGACTGGACCATAAAAGATGCTGATGTTGTTTGTAAGCAACTCCGATGTGGATCTGCTGTTCAGGCCCTTAGTCGAGCTTCTTTTGGAGAAGGATCTGGACCAACATGGTTGTATCGAGTTCATTGTCATGGTGACGAATCCACTCTCTGGAACTGCTCACATACAGGATGGGGTGCTTTTACCTGCCCTCATTACTTCGATATCGGAGTGATTTGCTCAGGTAAGAAGTCATCCAACCAATAGAAAAATGCTACAATGCTGAGATCAAACTTTGTTCTAGCTGAATAAAGCCAAGTACTGCACAGAGTTAACAATTTCTCCATTGCCTCCACTCAGCCAAAGCAAGTTTCACCAACATTAAGTCTTCCGCTGACTAAAAGTGTATATCTCCTTTGCCTGGGCACAGCAATGACATAGAATGGAAGTAGACATAGTAAATGACACAGAACAGAATAATAAACACTACTTGTTTCTACCACAGCTCTCCCAGGCAACAGGAGAGCAATACTAAATTTGTCTTTGACCAGGAGCAGTTGTAGATGGAGAAGCAAGAAAATGCTGTGTTACGCCATACAAATGCCCTTCTTCTCCAGATCTTCATGTAAGCTAAGACATAACAGTCTGCAATGGCAAACAAATCCAATGTCTTTTTGGCTGCCTTGGTCTGCAATATGtgcttggttttgctctttggATAAAGTACCAttagaagaggtttttttcttcccagcttcAGAATGTTATATTTGTCCCTTTTGATTTTTATAAGGTTCCTGTCAGCCTGCTAatccagcctgtctaggtccCTCTGAATGACAGGTCTGCCATTGGGGTTATCTCCCCCTAATCCCCACATTGATAAGAGTGCACTCCATAATCTCCTGCAGGTTGTTGGTAAAGATGCTGAACAGAACAGGTCCTATGAAAGAACCAACAAGTGGTATTCCACTTGTTGCCAGCCCCCAGGTAGAGTGCGACCCACTAATCACTAGTCTCTGAGCCTGACCATCCAATCAGCTATTTAACCACGTAGTTGTCCACCCACCCAGACTGTAACATCGTAGTTTTGACACAATAATATTGTGCAAGACcatgtcaaaagccttgctaaaTGAGAGGTAAATGACACACGCTGGTCTCCACTCATCCACAAACCCAGTCACTTTTATCAGAGAAAGTAATAAGATTACACGGGCATGATTTACCCTtggtaaatccatgctgactcTTCCCTTCTACCTTCTTGTGCCCAGAAATTTATTCCAGGAGGATTCACTCCATGTTTTTTCCAGGTACCAAATGGGGCTGGCCAGCCTGTAGATCTCCAGACTGTCTTTTTAGACTTTCTGAAGATGGGTGCAACATTTCCTCTTTCCGCTTTCTGGGATGCTTCAACTTCCTATTCATTTGAATAgtggagtctggagaacacacATTAGTAAAtggctatttatttatttatttatttatgtgggGATTGCTACTTCTCAAGCATTTGGCAACTGTTGAAAACTTCCTTACTTCTACAGCTTCCCAAGGATTTAGTATTTTCACATACTAAGAAATAAGCATTCCCACACaccattttttctcttgtcaGTGGCATACATGAATTGCTACAATGGCTATTTAAAAGCGTCTGTGGTCCTCAGATAAGTGACATACATCCTACCCATGAAGGTATGGAAGTTATTAAATTAGGTCAGTACAACCAACCCTTGATGCTGGTTatcttgtttgatttttttttttccaggtttctcTGGGCTGTCTCTGACTGGAGGGGACACTGCCTGCTCAGGACATCTGCAAGTAAAGCAAGAAGAAACTTGGTCTATGGTCTGCTTGTCACACATTGATTTCAAAACTGCCTCTGTTATATGTAATGAGTTAGAGTGTGGCCAGGCTGTGGATATCTTGAGAGGAACTCAGTTTGGAAAGAGACAAGAACTGATCTGGCAAGAAGAGTTTCACTGTGTAGGGAATGAGACTCACCTTGCACACTGTCCCAGGATGCTGCACCACAGTGAGACATGTTTTTATGATGTCCGTGTTGTATGTTCAGGTGAGACTTTGGACCAATGGATGTAATTTATGTGTCtgatatttcttcttcctgtcaACCTACAGTTCAGAGCCTCTGCATATTCATGTGGTCCTTGGAGTACTTGGGTGCTTCCCCTATCACACCTTGAGCCACCCAGGGAAGGCAAGAAAGTAATACAGAGCAGCTCCACGATCTCTAATTCACTCTACTGGGAGTCTGCATGAGGTGTTCTGACCACTTCTACACCAGGGATGCAGATCTCAAAAGGGCTGTAATTTCTTTTATGCTACTAGACTTATGCACTTAATAGTGCTGAgaattccttctctttctcataTACATAAAAGGAGAGATGTCAGAGCAGACAAGCAGAAACATGgataaatgaatttattttctgtgttgtcaGTGTGCATGTTAATCCCTGGCACTTCAGTTAATTATAAAACCAGGAGAGGTACCATACCTCCAAAAGATCAAAGGAGGTACAAGTtacaaattaaatttatttaataaattaaataaataaataaatgaagttgTCGGAGACCTGGATGACTTTAGGTGTGACTGCCAGGTAGCGTTATTTAAGAATTCCATACAGTCATGGCTGCTGAAGGCTCTAAATACAGCTAATTAATTGCCACTGACTACAAAAGAGATGATTAGACTTAGCAAACACAACATTTTTCCTGAGGGCACAAATCAAAAGGGGTAAACTGAACatagggcagagctgctggcaacaCCCTGTTCACAAAACAAGCCTGGAAAGGACTGTAGTTTATGCCCATTTCCCAGTCACAGGGCTGCAGTCTGTTTCAATACTGCCTTGGATGCTGTCCCACTGGCCATGGTGATCTGAAGTTCTGGCTGAGGACCTATGGCAGCCAAATGGCACAGTTCAAGTATCAGTAACTGACAGGTCTTGGCTCCTGCTTCCATCTTGCAAGAGTCACAGCTCAGATTGGGAATCCAGATCTCATTAGGTGGACTATGATGAAAGGACCAGGTAAAGGTAAGAAGTAACAGTGTGAGAAGATAGAGGCACTGCATGGAGTTGGCAGCAGGACACCACAGTCCTACCCATTCCACACTTAAATTACTGTAAATATGCTGATGGACATGGCCTGTTGTGTTCAGAGCCTTATGCTATGGCACAGACGAAAGTCAAGAATTGCACACTGCAGTTGCTGCTTTCCAGGTAATGTGAGATGGCCAGCTACTGGGAGAGTGCTACTAGTAGCTCCTACTCTGAGTTTCTCCCATGCTCCAAATGCATGTCAATGCTGGAACTGCCTCTGCAAGAAAAGATGTTGCaaggtagcagcagcagtattgtgtggggaagagagagcagagcagaggagaagagacTGAACTTAAAGAGTCAAAAAGCTTTTAGTCATGTAGTGCAGGCTacacaaacaattttttttttttttttcagagcaggcTTATGAGATCCTGGTCTAACATGCCTCCCAGTAACCTGAGACATAGTTAGTGCTTGTTCCTTGCAGATAGTTCCTTGCAGCCAGATCTCTCTTACAATTTTCAGTGCAATAGCGGAAAATAAAAACGTAACTGCTAAGTTTCTTTATTCCTACTGCAGGCTATGGTGGGTACAGGCTGGCAAACGGCAGTAACACATGTTCAGGGAGAGTAGAGCTTCTTCATGGAGGCACGTGGGGAACCCTGTGTGACTACCTGTGGGATTTACCAGCTGCCAAtgccctctgccagcagctggactgTGGAGTTGCCCTCCTAATACCAGGCGGAGAGTCCTTCACTAAAGGAAATGGATCTTTCTGGAATGGCACATTCAGCTGCCAGAAGAATGGTTTACACCTGAGAGACTGTCCTGTGCGTGTGCTAGGTCATGATGAATGCCCTGCTGGAAGTGATGCTCGTGTGGTATGTTCAGGTGAGCAGCAGAAAGATCTAAGAGGAGAAACTTAAAAACTTcttctttgaggaaaaatatgGACCCAAAATCCAGAGGGTGTCTGTGGTGCCAAGCTCCATCTTTTGCCTGCTGCTACAGGCTTTTCCAGGAGTTGAGGCTGCACTTCACCTGTACCAGAAAGGCTGCTATCTGTGAAGTGCTCCTAGTCTCAGGGAAGAGCAAGAACAGGGCTGCTCCACAAGGTAGGGTGAGCTGGGGGCAGAGGACGAGGACAACACAGGCAAGGACAACACAGGCAGTGTCCTTATCCACCAAGACACAATCCAAAGCATCTGCACAGAAGACAGGGGAAAGTACTGATAACAAGATCTATTGGACAGTCCCAGACAAGGCAAAGTAATCAGACGTAGGGTCCAGCTGGAGACTACAGTCAGGAGTAGCAGGAGAAAAGACTGGAGACATTTACACTAGTCATAGACTGAAGGCTTGGTCCAGGTTTAAGTGAGGCCGTGGACCAGCAGCCTGAGGATGCATAGCTGGAGGCCCTAGGTGAGGCTGGTCGGAACAATTAAGGTCTATTTGTTCACCCAGAGCCCTGAAACCTCGTACCGCAAGTTTAAAAATTGCAAAGGGGACCAGATCCTGATTTCTGGTCATTCTTCTCAGTAAAATAGGGCAGACTGAAGTCTAGTTATGAGTATAGAAATACCAGTGGCCCAGTGGAGTCATTGTTACCCCTGAATGCTAAGAAAAACTCATTCCCATTTCCCAGTCACTTTCAGGTCATGCCCATGAGTAGTTATGAAAATGACATGTCAGTACTCACTTTCTCTTACATTCAGGGTGCCCAGGGGCCAGGCTGGTGAACGGCACCACATGCTCTGGCAAGGTGGAGATCCGCCATGGAGACATGTGGGGAAGTCTCTGCCACTCCCACTGGAATTTGCAAGCTGCCAGTGTTCTCTGTCGTCAACTGAATTGTGGCTATGCAAAGTCAATCCAGACAGGAGACCATTTTGTGGATGGGAATGGGCCTATGTGGAGAGATGCTTTCCACTGTGAAGGAACAGAGTCCTGCCTGTGGGATTGTGCTCAAGTGACTTTGGGCAATCCAAGCTGTTCAGTCAGAGAAGCAGCCACTGTTATTTGCTCAGGTAAGTCAGGAGTTGCCTTTTATGGGTAGTGCAACTTCAGACCAAAGCAGCATTGCTCACTCTGCCAAATAAGTCTGGTAGGTCAGCCTGTCTTtaatgccttttcttttcccccaccccccaaccTTGGTTGCAGCATGAAAACTTCATTTAGTAGAGGGATTCACATTGTTTAAATGTGCCTGACTCCTCACAGGATTTAGTCCTTGGGCTGGGGAAGCCTTTCTTACTTCCCATTGCAGACCCCTGTGTgcataaaagcaaacacagactTAACAGAGGCTGTCTCCTTAACCAGTGGTGAGAATTACTTATTTGCCAACATAGAAATTTGTCTTCCATGTCTCTTCTGCATGTTCTATCTACTGCAGTAGGAGTAGTATTAAAtagatgttaaaataaatgttattaaatagatttttttcaactCTCTTGAGCCCAGGTCTTGCTGAGTCACTCAGACTCTCAAGTGGTGAGAGCCGCTGTGATGGGCGACTTGAGGTCTCTCTCCATGGCATGTGGAGCAGAGTCCTCGATGATGACTGGGACATTAAGGATGCTCATGTGGTATGCAGACAGCTCCAGTGTGGAAGTGCCCAGAAAGCCTATTACCTTCCAAGGTCTGAGCGTGGCGTGGGCCTTGTGGGCTTAAGAAGTGTCCAGTGTGCTGGAAATGAGACTCAGCTGATGCTCTGTAAGACCTCCCATTCTCAGACAGTACCAACAGGAGTTGCTGAAGATGTTGGTGTGATTTGCTCAGGTGAGTTACTGTACAAAAGGAACAGAATGCTTCCTGAGTTGCCTCTAGCCCACCTTGTGCTGTGGTCTCACCAGATCTTACATAGGCATGGGTCTGAGCTTGTGATACCCACCTGCTTGTATACTCTAAGGAACAAATGATAGTTAAGGAACCCAGTGTACTTTACATAATGCTGTCTTCAtctgaatttctgaaagaatttatcacagaatcgaaaagcagtaataaaatacagaagtcaTAAGAACACTAATTTGGCCATGACTGCTACCCGTTCTGACTGTCACTTGggaatgaaatacattttattttgtgagcATTTCTAGATACCTGCAGCCCTTCCAAAGTAAATTAGAACTGTTTCTACTTTTACTTTGTAACCAAACTGTTTCAGAATCTGTCTCTGTATAACTAAATGAGTTTAGATAGAACACAGCTTCTCAGGCTTTCTAAGATAAGGTGATGTCCGTATATACTTAGTATGACTAGACACTCCTTCTTGTTTGCAATATCTCACAGGACTTATTCGGGCATTTACCTGATGGAGAAGTAGGCCTTTCCCTTTATGCAGCTTTAGCATCACAGGTGTTCTGCCCAATAAACCATAACAGAAGACCTGGAATATATAACAAGAACATGATGCCTTAAAAGCGTTTTAAACATATGCCATTACACTGACCTGTACATTGTCATTATACTGCATGTTGACAGCTGGGTTTTATTCCTGCAGGTAGCAGACAGATCAGGCTGGTGAATGGAACAAAtcgctgtgctgggagagtaGAGCTTTATCATGATGGCATCTGGGGCACCATCTGTGATGATAACTGGGATCTACCAGATGCTAATGTTGTTTGCAAACAGCTGGGATGTGGACATGCCATCAAGGCATTTGTCTCTGCTCATTATGGTGAAGGCTCAGGACAGATCTGGCTGGATGATGTGAACTGCACTGGGGCTGAATCTGATCTCTGGGCATGTCCTTTTAGGGCATGGGGCCAGCACAACTGCCAACACAAAGAGGATGCTGGAGTCCTGTGCTCAGGTGTGTTCAGAGAATCTTTTTCTGAGCCTGCAGGTG from Caloenas nicobarica isolate bCalNic1 chromosome 1, bCalNic1.hap1, whole genome shotgun sequence includes the following:
- the LOC135989826 gene encoding antigen WC1.1-like, which produces MATRGHLSTSVLWLLLLSVQFCLGADELRLSNGTGRCSGRVEVKHEEQWGTVCDGDWTIKDADVVCKQLRCGSAVQALSRASFGEGSGPTWLYRVHCHGDESTLWNCSHTGWGAFTCPHYFDIGVICSGFSGLSLTGGDTACSGHLQVKQEETWSMVCLSHIDFKTASVICNELECGQAVDILRGTQFGKRQELIWQEEFHCVGNETHLAHCPRMLHHSETCFYDVRVVCSGYGGYRLANGSNTCSGRVELLHGGTWGTLCDYLWDLPAANALCQQLDCGVALLIPGGESFTKGNGSFWNGTFSCQKNGLHLRDCPVRVLGHDECPAGSDARVVCSGCPGARLVNGTTCSGKVEIRHGDMWGSLCHSHWNLQAASVLCRQLNCGYAKSIQTGDHFVDGNGPMWRDAFHCEGTESCLWDCAQVTLGNPSCSVREAATVICSGLAESLRLSSGESRCDGRLEVSLHGMWSRVLDDDWDIKDAHVVCRQLQCGSAQKAYYLPRSERGVGLVGLRSVQCAGNETQLMLCKTSHSQTVPTGVAEDVGVICSGSRQIRLVNGTNRCAGRVELYHDGIWGTICDDNWDLPDANVVCKQLGCGHAIKAFVSAHYGEGSGQIWLDDVNCTGAESDLWACPFRAWGQHNCQHKEDAGVLCSEFLALRLVDGNDCAGRLEVFYNGTWGSICSNRMSQLIATIVCKHLNCGDGGEIARDFTYGRGSGPTWLDHIECTEQHSSLWQCQSDPWDPHSCDNRAEETHISCTGRKEAMSPATFSECPNSTSCSDKEKLRVIGREDGCSGRVEIWHQGSWGTVCDDSWDMADANVVCRQLGCGSAVSALSEAAFGEGSGPIWLEKVHCKGTELSLWDCPAKPLFSKNCDHKEDAAVDCSGMAETTASPTRAEPPRHHATERTRISTPVIICIFLGALLCLVLAILAGQIRSARAQQRVSYDPFSEAVYEEINYNLMMEKQGMTGLPESSKTKVQFYNGDSDEENGPGATQEVSPLPGSALEDGYDDVAEAPGPQDASLSGQNEQEIIGIPEESDRNKDSQADWSSNVSGNRTSESERHSSPALEDIGYNSIEELGH